From the genome of Dehalobacter sp.:
CGGCTCCACAGGAGCATCGGAAGTCTTCCAGTGCAGCCAGCATATGGCGGTGATAAACGCGATCAATAACGCTGTGGGCGTCAGGATTTATGAACTTCCTGCCTCCCCGGAAAAAGTCAAGGCTGCTTTGGAAGCAAAGGCCAAAGGACAAGAGTTGAAACCGAAAAAATATTTCCTCGGTTCTGATTTTTATGATCAATTGGATTATTTGAAGGCAAACCCATTTTAGGAACTCTCGATCCATTGTGGAATACAGGCTCATTGTATGCGCCTGTATTCCACAACAGTCGAAAAACTTAAGAGGTATGTTCTATGGATATTGAAGCTTTTGAACATTATACAGAGAAATGCTTTCAAGGAGAATGCCCGCCTTGTGTATGTGAATGTCCGCTCAAAGTGGATGTTGGCGCCGTTATCGACAGGGTGCAAAAGGAGAATTTTACTGCCGCTTACCGTTTGTTCCGGAATCAAGCCTTGTTTCCGCGTATAGTGAGCATGATATGCCATCAGCCATGTAAGAACGTATGCATACGCAATTCAGCCGACACGGCAGTCGATTTGCAGTATATCGAACAGGCTTGCGTGGAATTCACGAAGGACAGAGAACCAGTTGACTATAATGTTCCTGAAAAAAATAAGAGCGTTGCCATCATCGGTGCGGGACTCAGCGGTTTGGCGTGTGCCCTCAAGCTGGCCAGCAAGCGTTATAATGTAACAGTTTACGAAAAAAAAGATGCTCCGGGCGGAGAACTGGCTGAACGGTTGCCTAAGAGTATCTACCTGCAGGAATTTGAACAAGAATTCAAGCATGTTGCCTATAATCTGGTATTGTCTAAAGAAATAAAGGATCTTGCCGAAATTCAGGCGGATGCCGTATATATTGCAACCGGCTCGGACGGAAGTACCTTCGGACTTCAAGAGGGATTGGATCTCAACTCGTTAGGGACGAAAAAACAAGGCATTTTTATGGGCGGGAGTATAATGGGCGTCACGCTTGTTGAAGCGATAGAACACGGGATCCGGGCTTCCCAATCCATAGAAAAGTATTTGAAAGTCGGCCTTATGAACGGTGTGGCTCAGAACGGGGAGAAAAAATCAATCAATCCCAATTTTAGCAAATTGACAGGAATGCCTGTAAACCCCCCGGAGAAGACGCATGGTGAAAAGTTTAAGGAACAAGCTGTTGCCGAAGCCAAACGATGTACCAAATGCGATTGCGCCTTGTGTAAAGACAGCTGCGAATTAATGCAGAGGTTTAAGAAAAATCCGAAACGCATCACGATTGATGTGGTTTCAACATTAAATCCAGGCGACAAAATGCCTGAAAAAGTGGCCAACAGATTGGTTAATACCTGCAACCAATGTGGGCTGTGTGAAACTGTTTGTCCCGAGAATGTTGATGTGGCGGAATGTTTGCTTCAAGCCAGGCATTACCTTTTTGAAGACGGCGCCTTGCCTGCAGCCTACCATGATTTCTGGCTGCGGGATATGGAATTTGCCAATTCGGATCAAGCCTATGCCGTGGTTCTTCCTAAGGCGGAGGAAAACTGCAGGTATCTTTTCTTCCCTGGTTGTCAACTTGGAGCATCTAATCCTGGCAGTGTCATTGCAGGCTATAATTTTCTTAAAGAAATATGCGCAGACACTTCACTGCTGGTCGGCTGCTGCGGTGTGCCCGCCGATTGGGCAGGGGATGGGGAACTGAGGAACAAAGTTCAGAATAACATCCTGCAGGAATGGAAAAGTCAGGGAGAACCTACTTTTATCATGGCTTGCCCCACTTGCCTGAAAACATTTAAGCGTTACATACCACAAATCAAAATTATTTCTTTATACGATGTAATGGTTCGACATGCCCGTCCCCAGTGGAAGGAACTGGGAGGAAACAAGGTTATAGCGGTGTATGATCCTTGCGCCAGCAGATATGACAGTCTTATGCAGGAGAGTATCCGAAAGCTGCTTCATGATGCCGGTTATAAGATCGAAGAATTATCCTATCATGGGAAAGAAGCACGTTGCTGCAGCTTTGGAGGGCATATTCAGATTGCAAATCCCGAACATGTCAGAAATATCGCCAATAATCGGATTCAGGATAATGATAATATTTATGCAACCTACTGCTCAAACTGCCGTGACACGTTTGCCGCAGCAGGTAAAGAATGCAGCCACATCTTGGATATATTCTTTGACACCGGTTCACCCGCGCGACCGGCACCGGATCTGTCTCAACGCAGACGAAACAGGGCTAAACTGGTTAATACGCTGACAGGGAGAGAGATTATCGCGGAAACAGATATTATTGAGAAGGGTTTCTTCATTGAGATTCCATCTGAATTAAAAAATAAGATGAATAATGAATTAATTCTGGAAGAGGACGTTTACTCAGTAATTGAATATTGCGAAAGAACAGGGACTAAAGTGCAAAATGTAAAGACAGGGGAGTTTACGGGCCATTTATTCCAGGGCGTAATAACTTTTTGGGTAACTTATGAAAAAAATGAATCAGGATTTAAACTAAAGCAGGTCTACACGCATCGCATGAAAATCGAGGAGAGTAATAAATGAAGGATGACGAATTAATCTGCGCAAAATGCAATGTAATGCTTGTACCGTTAAAAACCTCGTTCATCTACTTAAAGCACCAATTTCAAGTTGATTTGCCCCGATGCCCGATTTGCGGTCAACTGTATGTTTCCGAAGAGTTGGCCAAAGGCAAAATGGCGGAAGTTGAGATCCAACTGGAAGACAAATAACAATGATATCGTCGTCGGATAAAAGGGGGAGAAAGCCGTGGCAAATGTAGCAGAACGCATCGCTCAGCTTCGCGCCCAGGGGTTTCAGT
Proteins encoded in this window:
- a CDS encoding FAD-dependent oxidoreductase yields the protein MDIEAFEHYTEKCFQGECPPCVCECPLKVDVGAVIDRVQKENFTAAYRLFRNQALFPRIVSMICHQPCKNVCIRNSADTAVDLQYIEQACVEFTKDREPVDYNVPEKNKSVAIIGAGLSGLACALKLASKRYNVTVYEKKDAPGGELAERLPKSIYLQEFEQEFKHVAYNLVLSKEIKDLAEIQADAVYIATGSDGSTFGLQEGLDLNSLGTKKQGIFMGGSIMGVTLVEAIEHGIRASQSIEKYLKVGLMNGVAQNGEKKSINPNFSKLTGMPVNPPEKTHGEKFKEQAVAEAKRCTKCDCALCKDSCELMQRFKKNPKRITIDVVSTLNPGDKMPEKVANRLVNTCNQCGLCETVCPENVDVAECLLQARHYLFEDGALPAAYHDFWLRDMEFANSDQAYAVVLPKAEENCRYLFFPGCQLGASNPGSVIAGYNFLKEICADTSLLVGCCGVPADWAGDGELRNKVQNNILQEWKSQGEPTFIMACPTCLKTFKRYIPQIKIISLYDVMVRHARPQWKELGGNKVIAVYDPCASRYDSLMQESIRKLLHDAGYKIEELSYHGKEARCCSFGGHIQIANPEHVRNIANNRIQDNDNIYATYCSNCRDTFAAAGKECSHILDIFFDTGSPARPAPDLSQRRRNRAKLVNTLTGREIIAETDIIEKGFFIEIPSELKNKMNNELILEEDVYSVIEYCERTGTKVQNVKTGEFTGHLFQGVITFWVTYEKNESGFKLKQVYTHRMKIEESNK